The window CCAGAAGGCATAAGACATATCCTGCCAGTTCTCTTTCCTCTCTGACATCTCTACCCCTTTATTTTGGACAGGCTAGATTTTGGACAGACTAACGCAAAATTGTAGCATGGAAAATAACCAGAAAGGCCAAGAAAATCAAGGAGTTTTTACTGAACAGATAAACACCGGGACAACTGAAAAGCGTCATTTTCGGCGTTTTAGGGCCTTATTGTCGAACAGGTGCAACCTGCCTACGGCACAAATCAGCCTCTGCCAGCAATAAACAATAAGGACATGATGACAGGACGTATTCTACCACGCGCCAACAACGAAATCCCAAGCATTTTATCCGCCTTCGGATCCATCTGTCTCTTCCGCTCTATCCGGCGACAGAGGCTCTTCTATCTTATGCTCTTCCTCTACCCACTTACCCAGGTCTATAAGCTTGCAACGCTCGGAGCAGAAGGGGAAGAAGGGGAGTTCACTTGTTGACGTATAGACCAATTCCTTACCACAGTATCGACACTCTATCTTGGGTATCATATCAAAATAAAAGGACTTAGGCACACGGCCATAAACGTTTCCGTGTCCCTGGTTCCAGATGTCGTCACACGACAGGCTCTTCTTCGCCCATCTCGGGACCGGTATCCATCCCCCGCGAGTCTCCGGGGGGCGCACCTGGAGATTTTTTTGGGCCCTCACCGGCTTCTCCCGCAGGCTCTTCTGTTTCTGCCGTACTTTTCCCGGCCTCTGCAGCAGTCCTTTTAGAGACCTTAACCTTTGCCGGCCTCAGAACGTTGTCATTCAAAAAGAAACCCTGCTCGACCTCCTCAAGAACGGTGTGGTGGGGAAACTCGTTGTCTTCCATCTCCATGACAGCCTCGTGTAACTCGGGGTTAAACGCCTGGCCCTGTTGTCCGTGTATGGGCCTGACCCCGAAACCGTCAAGAACCTTGATTAACTGGTCCTGGATGAGTTCCACGCCCTGAAGGAATTCTTCCAATGACCCTTTTGACCCTTTGTCAGAATTTTCCGCAGACTTCACGGCCCTTGAAAGATTGTCCAGGACGGGTAAAATGGCGCGCATCACGTCTTGAACCGCTAAACGGTTTTGTATTTCGATGTCTTTTCTCGCCCGCTTTTGATAATTTTGCAGGTCTGCCTTTGCCCTGAGGAGCATGTTCATGTATTCGTCTCTCTCCCCGGCCTTTTTCTTGAGCTCAGAATATTCCTTCTCTGAGAGCTTTGCTGTCTCAGCTTCGGGAGCCGTTTCCGCCCCTTGAACTTCGGATGCCTCTGTTTGCCCGGCCATCATCTCTTCTCTTCTTTTCTTCTTTTCTTTTACCATTACCTGAAGTACTCCTTCACCTTTCGCAAAAAGCTCTTTTGCTTCGGACTAAGGCTCTTGTTCTCCATACTCGCAAACTCCCTGAGAAGTTCCTCCTGTCTCTCCGTAAGCTTAACCGGTGTCTCGACCACCACGCGCACCAGGAGCTGGCCCTTACCCCACCCGCGCATGGAAGGAAGACCCTCTCCCCTCACCGGGATAACGTCTCCGTATTGAGTACCCACGGGTATTTTCACCTTGATAACGGTTCCCTTCAGCGTAGGTACGTCAACTTCACATCCAAGAGCGGCCTGCGTGAAACTCACGGGCAGTTCACAGACGATGTCGCTGCCCTGTCTCTCGAAGATTGGATGGGGCTTAATGTGTATGTCACAATAAAGGTCTCCACTCGGCGCGCCGTTTTCACCGGGTTCTCCCTGGCCCGCAACGCGCAGCCTGACTCCGCTCTCTATACCGGGAGGCACCTGTACCTTTATGTGATGTCTCTTCGCGACGCGCGCGTTGCCATGGCATATCGGACACGGGTGCTCGATTATCTTTCCCTGCCCGCCACACTTGCTGCACGCGGTGCGCAGGACAAAGAATCCCTGTGACTGCTGGACCTCCCCCTTGCCGCCACACTGGGAACAGACCCTGAGAGACGTTCCGGGTTTAAGACCCGTACCCTTACAGGTATCACAGGGCTCACGCCTGTTCAGGGCGATGGTTTTCTCCACACCCGTTGCCGCCTCACGCAGGTCTATTTCTACGTCAACCCTCAGACTCGCGCCGCGACGCGGAGCGGTGCGACTCTGGGCTCGCGCACCGAAGAAATCCTCAAATATATTACCACCGCCAAAGACGTCGCTAAAATGTTCGAATATCTCATCAAACGACGTGAAGTGTGCCTCAGCACCTTTTATGCCTGCGCGTCCATATCTGTCGTAGCGCGCCCTCTTATCCGTGTCGCCCAGTATCTCATACGCCTCCGCAGCCTTCTTAAAGTTCGCCTCAGCGTCCTTGTTTCCGGGGTTTCTGTCCGGATGGTATTTCAGGGCCATCTTCCGGTAGGCCTTTTTTATGTCTTCCTGCGAGGCCTTTTTGTCTACGTCCAGGATACTGTAAAAATCTTCTTGGCTCACCCGGGCCATAAGTCTTTCCCTGTTAACGGTTAGAACAAACAATAGGCATGATTTGCTTGAAGCTTAATTATATTTTCACAACAGTAAAATGCAAGGGTGTTTATTCTGAAGAGCTCTGAAAAAACTATTCCTCATGAAGTCCAGTACCCCTGGCCGTTAAATTTTTTTGGTAGACAACGACCTTTACAGCAGGGGCACGGCATGCCGTGCCCCTGCATTCGTCCGTTCAGAGAACGGACGCTGCACCTGCAATAATCTGCTTGAGTAACGTGCCAGCTTGCCCGTCCCACGCATAGCTTTGGATGGCTTGCCGGCACGTTCTTGTACAAGGCTTTTTTGTTACTCCATACAACAAAAAAGGCTGCTCTGTAAACTCAAACAGAGTAGCCTTTTCATTAGAAGCAGAATTTTGGAAAAACTTGTTTCAGAATAACTATTTCACTGCGCCCTCTACCGGCATGGCGCCCTCCTCATCATCTTCCTTGAGTTCCGTCACCATCGTCTCCGTGGTGAGCATAAGACCCGCGATTGAGGCGGCGTTTTGAAGCGCTACGCGCACTACTTTCGTGGGGTCTATAATACCCTCCTCAAGCATATTGACATACGCGAGGGTGTTTGCATTGAAACCCATGCTGGTCTTCATACCTTTTACGGTCTCTACCACCACCGCACCGTTTTCACCGGTGTTTTCGGCAATCTGGCGCATGGGGGCTTCCAGGGCCCTAGTGACTATTTCAAGCCCCATCTTTTCATCGCCCTTGAATTTCTTTCTGGACTCCTCAAGTGCCGGAATGGCCCTGATATAGGCGACGCCACCGCCGGGTATGATACCCTCTTCAACGGCGGCCCTGGTGGCATGAAGCGCGTCCTCCACACGGGCCTTTTTCTCGTTCATCTCAGCCTCCGTCGCGGCACCCACCTTTACCACCGCCACTCCGCCGGCCAGCTTGGCCAGCCTCTCCTGCAGCTTCTCTTTATCATAATCGGACGTAGAGGCATCTATCTGGTTTCTTATCTGTGTAATCCTTGACTGTATATCGGCTTTTTTACCGGCGCCACTAATGATTGTGATCTTGTCCTTGTCCACAGTTACCTTTTTTGCCTGGCCCATGGCCGAAATGTCCATCTCCTCAAGCTTCTCACCCAGGTCTTCGGTAATGGCCCTGCCCCTGGTCAGTATAGCTATGTCCTCCAGCATGGCTTTTCGCCTGTCGCCGAAACCGGGCGCCTTCACCGCGCAGCAGGAGATGACACCCCTCAAACGGTTCACCACCAGTGCGGCAAGCGCCTCTCCCTCCACATCCTCGGCAATTATCAAGAGCGGCCTCCCACTGCTTGAGACCTTTTCCAGCACGGGAATCAGGTCCTTCATGGCGGAGATCTTTTTCTCGTGTATGAGTATGTACGGGTCCTCAAATTCCGCCAACATCTTCTGTGCGTCAGTTACGAAGTAAGGGGAGATGTAACCACGGTCAAACTGCATCCCTTCTACCACCTCAAGCTGGGTCTCTATGCCCTTGGCTTCTTCCACGGTAATAACCCCGTCTTTGCCGACCTTTTCCATGGCGTCGGCCAAAAGGTTGCCGATGGAGGGGTCGTTGTTGGCGGATATGGTTCCTGTCTGGGCTATCTCAGAGCGGCCCTTTACGGGCTTGGAGAGATTCTTCAGCTCCTCCGTAACAATCTCTACCGCCTTGTCAATCCCCCGCTTGACGGAGGTGGGGTTGGCGCCTGCGGTAATACACTTTACGCCTTCCCTGTAGATGGCCGCTGCCAGTACCGTTGCCGTAGTGGTGCCGTCTCCGGCCGCGTCGCTGGTCTTGGAGGCTACCTCGTTGACCAGCTTTGCCCCCATGTTCTCAAACGGGTCTCTCAGCTCCACCTCTTTGGCTACCGTTACACCGTCTTTCGTGACAGTCGGTGCGCCAAAACTTTTTTCCAACACAACGTTACGGCCGGTGGGCCCCATGGTCACCGCAACGACGTCGGCCAGTTGTTCTATACCTTTAAGCAATTTCTTCCTGGCGTCCACGTCGTAAAGTAGCTGTTTAGCTGCCACCTGTCTTCCTCCCTAAAATTTCTATTCTTGCCGCCGGGCACCTGTAGTCTTAAATGACTGTCCCCGGCGTCGTTATCCTATCCTGGCCAGGATGTCTGACTCTTTCATTATGAGATATTCTTTTCCGTCAACTGTTACCTCTGTGCCCGCATAGTTGCTGAAGAACACGTTGTCACCCTTCTTTATGCTAAGGGGAACCCTCTTGCCGTCATCTCCAAGCCTGCCTTTACCTGCCGCAATAACCTTCCCCCTGGACGGCCTCTCCTTTGCGCTCTCAGGCAGGACTATACCACCGGTGGTTTTTTCCTTCGCCTCTAACCTCTCTATAACAACACGATCATCTAAGGGCTTAATGGACATACTACATCCTCCTCCTTATCGCTTACAGACGGCTTACATACCATGGGCATGGGCCGCCGGCCTTCCCTCTTTCTCTTTCTTGGGGATATCACTGACCACGCAGTCTACCATCAGAAGGGTCCCCGCGATGCTGGAAGCGTTCTGAAGCGCGCAGCGTGTCACCTTGGTAGGATCTATAATACCGGCCTCTATCAAATTAGAGAATTCTTGACCTGTGGCATCAAAACCATACGCGCGGTCCCTGGATTCCAGTATCTTTTTGACCACAACAGCACCTTCCCGTCCGGCATTCTCGGATATCTGTGCGGCGGGCACCGAAAGCGCGCGTCTTATGATGTCACACCCGACGGCCTCGTCTCCCTTGAGACCGAGCCCGTCTTCCAGGATCTGTGCGGCCCTTAAAAGCGCTACGCCGCCGCCGGGCACCACGCCCTCTTCTATGGCCGCCCTGGTGGCATGGAGTGCGTCCTCTATCATCGCCTTCTTCTGTTTAATCTCTGTCTCGGTGGCGGCGCCGACGTTTATCTGCGCAACCCCGCCGGCCAGCTTTGCCAGCCGTTCCTGAAGCTTTTCTTTATCATAATCGCTGGTGGTGGCTTCTATCTCCGAGCGTATCTGGTTTATCCGCCCGACAATGGCCTTGTGAGGACCGGCACCCCTGACAATCGTGGTATGCTCTGAATCGATGGTAACTTTCTTGGCATGGCCCATCTGCTTCAACTCCACGGACTCCAGCTGTATTCCCAGGTCTTTAAAAATGGGTTTTCCGTCCGTCAGAATCGCAACGTCTTCAAGCATCGCCTTTCTGCGGTCTCCATATCCGGGGGCCTTGACCGCGCAGCAGGAAAGCGTCCCACGGACCTTGTTAACTACCATGGTGGCCAACGCCTCACCTTCCACATCTTCCGCTATTATCAAGATAGGTTTCCCGCTCCGGGCTATCTTTTCCAGGATCGGCACCAACCCCTTTATCCCGGAAATCTTGTCTTCGTATACAAGTATGTAAGGGTCTTCAAGCTCTACGCGCATGTTGTCCGGGTCGGTTACAAAGTGGGGAGAGAGGTACCCGCGGTCAAACTGCATGCCCTCAACGACCTCCACCTCTGTTACCGGGCGCTTTCCCTCTTCGACAGTAATGACACCGTCCTTGCCCACCTTATCCATGGCACTGGCTATCATCTTGCCTATCTCGGGGTCATTGTTAGCCGCAATAGCGCCTATGTTGGCTATCTCGGCCTGCTCTTTTATCTGCTTGCTCGTATCTCTCAGGTGTTCAACCACCTTGTCCACGGCCTTCTTCATACCGCGGTTTAACAGTAATGGTGCTGCACCGGCGGCCACGTTCTTCAACCCCTCCCTGAAAATGGCCTCCGCCAGCACGGTTGCAGTCGTTGTCCCGTCCCCGGCCACGTCACTGGTCTTTGACGCGACCTCTCTGACAAGCCTGGCCCCCATGTTTTCGTACGGGTCACTTAGCTCTATCTCTTCAGCCACAGAGACACCGTCTTTTGTAACCGTCGGGCTGCCGTATCCCTTATCCAATATGGCATTCCTACCCCTGGGTCCCAGGGTGGACTTCACCGCGCGCGAAAGCTTTACAACACCCCTTAAAAGTGCTTCCCTTGCGTTTTCTCTAAAGGCAAGCTGTTTAGCCGCCATTACGGTCCCTCCCAATATTAAACGTATGTATCATAAATGCCAGCATGCTTCTAACTTTCGCAAACCTTGTGCCAATACCCACCCATGGAAAGGTAATACATAACGTAATATACCATTTGTACTTACGACATGCCATTCTTCCGGCATATTACCTCCATTCTACACGCCTTACCTGTCAATTTGGCAGGGCTTGAAAGAGATTATAAAAAAGGTTAAGATTGAATGTTTACCTATGGAGACAGAAAACAACTATATATCCATCCGGGGCGCAAGGGTACATAATCTTAAAGATGTCGATTTAGACATACCCAGGGACAGGCTCGTCGTAATCACTGGTATCAGTGGTTCCGGCAAGTCGTCCCTCGCCTTTGACACCATATTCGCCGAAGGCCAGAGGCGCTACATAGAGTCGCTCTCCACCTATGCCCGCCAGTTCCTGGAACAACTCGAGAAGCCTGACGTAGACCATATTGAAGGGCTGCCTCCCACAGTGGCTATAGAGCAGCGAACGATAGCCACCAACCCCCGTTCAACGGTAGCCACAACGAGTGAGATATACGATTATCTTCGCCTTCTATACGCGCGCACGGGCACTCCACACTGTCACCAGTGCGGGCAAGAGGTCAGCCGTCAAAGCGTTGAGGAGATTGCCGAGAAGGTGATGCAGGTACCGCCGGGTACCAGGATAATGCTGCTGGCCCCGGTTATAAAGGGCAGGAAAGGTGAACACCGGGAGGTCCTGGAGGCCATAAGGAAGGAGGGCTTTGTAAGGGCGAGGGTAGACGGCGTGCTGGTAGACATAACAGGGCTCACAAGATTGAGCCGCTACAAGATCCACAACATAGAAGTGCTGGTAGACCGCCTGGTGGTAAAAGAGGAGATTGGTGACAGGCTCTACAATTCTATCCAGACCTGCCTCGGGGTGGGAGAGGGGATGATGGTTCTTTCGCAGGAGAAGAGGCGCGAGTGGCACGACACACTCTACAGCCAGCGCTACGCCTGCAAGCGATGCGGTGTGGGTCTTGAAGAGCTGGCACCAAGGCTATTTTCTTTCAATAGTCCGTGCGGTGCCTGCCCCGCCTGTGAGGGCCTCGGCTCGAAGATGGAGTTCGACCCTGAGCTTGTCGTGCCGGATGACGGTCTCAGTCTGAGACAGGGGGCCGTACAGGCCTGCGAAGACCCAGGTACAAGAATGGACCGTCAATACGCGAGGCTTTTGAAAGATTTCTCCAAGAAATTCCCCGCACCTCTTGACACCCCTTTCAAGAAGCTCCCCAGGGGCATAAGACAGACCTTTCTCTACGGCACAAACGGCACAACAGGAAAAGACTTCGACGGCGTGATACCCACCCTCAGGAAGCTGTACGATAAAACGGGACGCAAGGCTGTGAAGAGGCGGCTCGAGTCTTACATGTCGGAACGCCCGTGTGAGGCCTGCAACGGCGCAAGGCTAAGGCCTGAGGCGCTGGCCGTCAAAATAGACAAGAAAACAATCAGTGAGCTTACGTCCATGCACGTTGAAAAGGCCCTGCAATTCTTCCGGGACCTGTCTTTTTCCGGAGAAAGGGAGCTGATAGCCA of the Candidatus Bathyanammoxibius amoris genome contains:
- the yacG gene encoding DNA gyrase inhibitor YacG, producing the protein MIPKIECRYCGKELVYTSTSELPFFPFCSERCKLIDLGKWVEEEHKIEEPLSPDRAEETDGSEGG
- a CDS encoding nucleotide exchange factor GrpE, with translation MVKEKKKRREEMMAGQTEASEVQGAETAPEAETAKLSEKEYSELKKKAGERDEYMNMLLRAKADLQNYQKRARKDIEIQNRLAVQDVMRAILPVLDNLSRAVKSAENSDKGSKGSLEEFLQGVELIQDQLIKVLDGFGVRPIHGQQGQAFNPELHEAVMEMEDNEFPHHTVLEEVEQGFFLNDNVLRPAKVKVSKRTAAEAGKSTAETEEPAGEAGEGPKKSPGAPPGDSRGMDTGPEMGEEEPVV
- the dnaJ gene encoding molecular chaperone DnaJ: MARVSQEDFYSILDVDKKASQEDIKKAYRKMALKYHPDRNPGNKDAEANFKKAAEAYEILGDTDKRARYDRYGRAGIKGAEAHFTSFDEIFEHFSDVFGGGNIFEDFFGARAQSRTAPRRGASLRVDVEIDLREAATGVEKTIALNRREPCDTCKGTGLKPGTSLRVCSQCGGKGEVQQSQGFFVLRTACSKCGGQGKIIEHPCPICHGNARVAKRHHIKVQVPPGIESGVRLRVAGQGEPGENGAPSGDLYCDIHIKPHPIFERQGSDIVCELPVSFTQAALGCEVDVPTLKGTVIKVKIPVGTQYGDVIPVRGEGLPSMRGWGKGQLLVRVVVETPVKLTERQEELLREFASMENKSLSPKQKSFLRKVKEYFR
- the groL gene encoding chaperonin GroEL (60 kDa chaperone family; promotes refolding of misfolded polypeptides especially under stressful conditions; forms two stacked rings of heptamers to form a barrel-shaped 14mer; ends can be capped by GroES; misfolded proteins enter the barrel where they are refolded when GroES binds) — encoded protein: MAAKQLLYDVDARKKLLKGIEQLADVVAVTMGPTGRNVVLEKSFGAPTVTKDGVTVAKEVELRDPFENMGAKLVNEVASKTSDAAGDGTTTATVLAAAIYREGVKCITAGANPTSVKRGIDKAVEIVTEELKNLSKPVKGRSEIAQTGTISANNDPSIGNLLADAMEKVGKDGVITVEEAKGIETQLEVVEGMQFDRGYISPYFVTDAQKMLAEFEDPYILIHEKKISAMKDLIPVLEKVSSSGRPLLIIAEDVEGEALAALVVNRLRGVISCCAVKAPGFGDRRKAMLEDIAILTRGRAITEDLGEKLEEMDISAMGQAKKVTVDKDKITIISGAGKKADIQSRITQIRNQIDASTSDYDKEKLQERLAKLAGGVAVVKVGAATEAEMNEKKARVEDALHATRAAVEEGIIPGGGVAYIRAIPALEESRKKFKGDEKMGLEIVTRALEAPMRQIAENTGENGAVVVETVKGMKTSMGFNANTLAYVNMLEEGIIDPTKVVRVALQNAASIAGLMLTTETMVTELKEDDEEGAMPVEGAVK
- the groL gene encoding chaperonin GroEL (60 kDa chaperone family; promotes refolding of misfolded polypeptides especially under stressful conditions; forms two stacked rings of heptamers to form a barrel-shaped 14mer; ends can be capped by GroES; misfolded proteins enter the barrel where they are refolded when GroES binds), whose protein sequence is MAAKQLAFRENAREALLRGVVKLSRAVKSTLGPRGRNAILDKGYGSPTVTKDGVSVAEEIELSDPYENMGARLVREVASKTSDVAGDGTTTATVLAEAIFREGLKNVAAGAAPLLLNRGMKKAVDKVVEHLRDTSKQIKEQAEIANIGAIAANNDPEIGKMIASAMDKVGKDGVITVEEGKRPVTEVEVVEGMQFDRGYLSPHFVTDPDNMRVELEDPYILVYEDKISGIKGLVPILEKIARSGKPILIIAEDVEGEALATMVVNKVRGTLSCCAVKAPGYGDRRKAMLEDVAILTDGKPIFKDLGIQLESVELKQMGHAKKVTIDSEHTTIVRGAGPHKAIVGRINQIRSEIEATTSDYDKEKLQERLAKLAGGVAQINVGAATETEIKQKKAMIEDALHATRAAIEEGVVPGGGVALLRAAQILEDGLGLKGDEAVGCDIIRRALSVPAAQISENAGREGAVVVKKILESRDRAYGFDATGQEFSNLIEAGIIDPTKVTRCALQNASSIAGTLLMVDCVVSDIPKKEKEGRPAAHAHGM
- the groES gene encoding co-chaperone GroES: MSIKPLDDRVVIERLEAKEKTTGGIVLPESAKERPSRGKVIAAGKGRLGDDGKRVPLSIKKGDNVFFSNYAGTEVTVDGKEYLIMKESDILARIG